ATATCTGTGCATGCTCATTTAAGTGGTTGTATAACTTAATTTAAatgtattcagattcttaatgttCCCATTTTATATTGTTAGAAAATGGTTAATGATGCGTTTTTTTATTTACTAGATTAATTATTAATTTGCATTAAGCTGTATTTGGatgaaaaatcaattaaaaacagGACTTTTTAAAGTATTAGCtcaataaaactaccttaaatgtgctggatacatgACCTTTTTTTCTTATCAGAATGTTTTGTCAAAACATGCTTTGCAAATGAAACgaatttattaaagaaagaaagtattatctgtagttatTGAATGGAACTAATTGTTTCAGGTCACCATAGAATCattgaactggaagggacctggagaggtcatctagtcctgtcccctgcactcaagtcaggactaagtattatctagatcatctctgataggtgtttgtccaacctgttcttaaaaatccccaaagatggagattccacaacctccctaaggaatttattccagtacttaaccactgacaggacatttttcctaatgtccagcctaaaccaccctggctgcaatttaagcttcttgtcctatcctcagaggttaagaacaacaatttttctctcttctccttgtaacaaccttttatgtacttgaaaactgttatcatgtcccctctcagtcttctcttctccagactaaacaaacccaattttttcaatcttccctcataggtcatgttttctagacctttaatcatttttattcttctctggactttctccaatttgtccacatctttcttgaaatgtggtgcccagaactggacacagtactccagttgaggcttaatcatcgcggagtagagcggaagaatttcttcttgtgtcttgtttaaaaTACTCCATGTCCTTCATTACTTTAGAATTAGTAGATATCCTCTTAAACCTAGTTTTTCTCCATAGACTGTAAGAGGAaaccaagctttcctgctttttcagctccCAATTGGCTTCTTAACTTTGAAAGAACTAATcgttgaactgaactagttgaataaactgaaatgaagaaactaTCTTTGCACCTACAAAAGAAGTTGCTGCCATCAAAAACTTGTTCAACACTTcagcaaactctggttccaggtgcttagccggtgacttccaccagtttagTTTCACCAAGTTATTTTAGACTTTGCAACAGAAGTActgcttacttttattttttaaattatttaaagatactatattttatcatttaaatttaaaacattttttaaaaaattatgaattTGTATTCACTGTCATGTTGCCATGCAGCCCACTGCCCATTCCATCAGATGGTATGAATAGGAGCCCTAGATTGGTGCTATGGGCACAGGGAAAATATCAGCTTTTGTTGACACGGGTGCTGTAATGGTTCTATATGTGTCCACAGGAGGCAGAGTTTTGTGTGGTGTGCAGCAGCACCTTAAGTAAGCATTTCCTGATCTTCCAGTGTTTTGAGTTGGAGGTTTTGAAGTTCCATGCCTTAGTCACTGTATTTGTTTAAATCTTAATCCATCCAGATCCGTAATCCTCTAAATTACTTTCCCCATAAGCCACATTACATACCTAACCAATGCATATATGTCGACCCTAAATATCAGCTGATGTTTCGGCAGTTCTAATTAAGGTATTTTTATGCCATGAGGAAGATTAACGTGGTGGCGGCTAGTGTTTCCTTACTATCTGCAGGCAGAAGGAAGTTCCTTTTGAGTGTGTCACTTGTCAATGGAAATACTCTATTGGCATTAGGGTGTAGTGTCTCATAACTTGGTACCTTGCTTTTTTAGTTTTTACATAGAGGGGATGTAATGCATGCCCAACCTTAATCCAGTTTAAACAAACAACTTTGTTTATACAGTAAGTATGGAGAGCCAGAGTAAGAAGGAaaaactaaggccttggctacactggagagttgcagtgctggtggtgtctttacagcgctgcaacttactcaccgtccacacttgcaaggcacatacagcactgcatctccctggctacagcgctggctgtactcctcctctgcctggggaataacaactGCATCGCTGGTGATGCattgctgctctgccagtgtggccaccaaaagcgctgttattggcctccagaggtattcggaggtatcccagaatgcctgctcagccactctgctcatcagttcaaactctactgccctggcctcaggtgactcgccctttaaatgccctgggaattttaaaaatccccttcctgtttgctcagccaggtgtggagtgcaatcagtgaatgtTTCCAGGTgcccatgcctccacgcaccagacgagccccagcatggagcaatggcgagttgctggacctcatcagtgtttgggatgAGGAAGCTGTGcggtcccagctgcgctccagccgtaggaattacgatacctatgggcagatatcaacggccgtgctggaaaggggccatgaccaggacgcggtgcagtgcagggttaaagtgaaggagctgcggagtgcctattgcaaagcccgtgagggaaactgccgctcaggtgctgcccccacgacctgctgtttttacaaggagctggacgtgatacttgggggtgaccccgctgccaatccgaggaccatgatggacacttcagagcgggagtgggaggtggaggcagaggaggtggtgggggaggaggaaaccgagagtgagggtactggagtggagggagacaccccggagtcccaggaggcatgcagccaggagctcttctcaagccaggaggaaggcagccggtcgcagcagccggtacttagTGAAGCACAAGCAGAAGAGCAGGAtcccagtaagcagcttttatttttaggatggaactgttttgggagaggagggagggttacggctgcatgcatgcatgcctagaggtggaatagcccattgatgtggtctatcacgttgcggtaatcggcctcggtaatctcttcaaaagtttctgccaaagcgtgggcaatgcacttccgcaagtttatagggagagccactgtggtccttgtcccagtcaggctaatgcgtccgcgccactgtgccgcgaggggtggggggggaccattactgcacacaggcaagctgcataggggccagggcggaatccgcattgctgtagaagaccctcccactcttcccaggtaacccgcagcagcgagagaTCTttcaggattaactcctgtggaaaatgttgggagagtgttcactgtaggagctccctgcagcagtttgctttccccaatacacagaaacccctgcacagccctgaagcaatcagtcccccttactcaccatttcgaggctcctgtgggttatgtgcgctttctttggtatgggaaaattatgctaaagtgaagactgtaaactccttcactgtgtgggaataactatcTGAGAtacaaacaatgctgcctctgttaactgttgcctttttttcctttccacaagcGACCTTGAGTTCTCTGCTGCCCatgttaacagcagctcaaagaccgcaaaacctgcggaagaagccatgaaaaagcaaagacaacttgctgcaaacagttatgcatcactctgccagagagaataaaaaactgtaggactggagggaaagggaaagcaggatccgccagagaaatgcagcggccaggaagaaaagcacaaagcagctgataagcatcctggcgcaccaagcagactctatcgaggcgctcgtagccatgcaggcagagcactaccgcaccGCACCGCcccctgtcccaaagctctttcccttgtgtcccaatgtcagctcaaaacccccttcccctgcatccaggttcttacctccaccagctgcctccaacacctgtgtattcaccaaccagccctgagaactacgacccttaccctctgcactcaacccccatcaccatgcagtataggcatcctgaagtgcagcagtcattgcacagcactccagacaggacatagtCAAACCtatgactgtacagttccccaccccactcccctgcccttttaggttcccaaaatgttgtgtgtctgtcaagaaagttattttcttttgaataaatgaattcttggctttgaaaacagtctttaataatgcagaaagtcaaagataccttagcccaggaaagaaacaggcactgcaaatcagcttaggaaaaacagattcctactaacattgtaaccactgcacttcactcctgtgcaaggcaccaaacattactgtttgctttcagcctcagattcctccctcaaggcatccctgatccttgaagccctgtgctgggcccctctagtagccctgctctctggctgtgcaaattcagactCCAGGCCTttaacctcagaggtccatgcctgactgaatctttcacccttcccttcacaaatattatggagggtacagcacgcggatataacagaagggatgctgctttcccccaagtctagcttcccatacagagattgccagtgcccttttaaacagccaaaagcacactccacagtcatttggcaccggctcagcctgtagttgaaccggtccttcctcctgtcaagcttccctgtatatggtttaatgagccaaggcattaacgggtaagcggggtctccaaggatcacagtgggcatttcgacatcccttactgtgatcttccagtctgggaaaaaagtccctgcctgcagcttcctgaacaggcctgtgttccgaaagatgcgtgcatcatgcacctttccaggccagcctgtgttaatgtcaatgaaatgcccacggtgatccacaagctccTGGAGAACAATAGAGAAATACCCCCTTCCGATTAAagtactcagatgctaggtggagtggtgccagaataggaatatgcgtcccatctatcgctccTTCACAGTTagagaaacccatttgtgcaaagccatccacaatgtcctgcacattccccagagtcacggttcttcttagcaggatgcgattaatgaccctgcaaacttgcatcaaaatgactccaacggtcgactttcccactccaaactggttcccaaccgatcggtagctatctggagttgccagcttccagactgcaatatccacccacttctccaccagcagggcagctctcaatcgcgtgtccttgcgccgcagggtgggggcaaccTCCTCACAcaatcccatgaaagtggcttttctcatccaaaagttctgcagccactgcttgtcatcccagacttccatgacgatgtgatcccaccactcagtgcttgtttcccgagcccaaaagcggcgttctgtggtgctgagcatttctgtgaaaGCCATAAGCAATGTcatgtcatacgcgtcaggcgactcgcaatcatcgttggactcctcatcactttggagcttaaggaatagctcaactgccaaacgtgatgtgcaaagtcctcagcagttcgggctccatttcccacagaaattgcgctgcacagaaactgttgggagagtcacaatggcgccaaacgtgggcggaaaaacagggactgctgggatgcaaagagatgcatcacagggcgttgggacaggaagcagaatgacccgcaccctttcgtccccttcccacaacccatggcgccaaaatgggacgaggtgctctgtgggatagctgcccataatgcaccactcccaacagcgctgcaaatgtggcacactgcagcgctggtagctgtcagtgtggccacactccagcgctgtCCCTGCACAGCtttacgaagacagctgtaacacCCAGCactgcagacctccaagtgtagccaaggcctaagaagaGTAACAGAAGAAATGGGCAAATAGGTGGATTTGGTTGTGGGTGAAAACACACTGGAGAAACCAGCTAGGCCAAACAAAGCTCTGGAGAACACAATGTAGGCACAATCCTGCATAGGAACATAGGACTCGCCATTCTGCATtggacccaaggtccatctaacccagtatgcgGTCTCTGACTGTGCCCAGTACCATATACGTCACAGGAAggtctttgagaaggtgacagattatttagacaaaggaaatgcagtagatctaatttacctctatttcagtaaggcatttgacacggttccacatggggaattattagttgaattggaaaagatggggatcaatatgaaaattgaaaggtggataaggaactggttaaaggggagactccaacgggtcgtactgaagggtgaactgtcagcctggaaggaggttactagtggagttcctcagggatcagttttgggaccaatcttatttaatctttttattactgaccttggcacaaaaagcgggaatgtgctattaaagtttgtggatgacacaaagctgggaggtattgccaatacagagaaggaccgggatatcatacaggaagatctggatgaccttgtaaactggagtaatagtaataggatcaaatttaatagtgaaaagtgcaaggtcatgcatttagggattaataataagaattttagttataaattggggacacatcagttggaagcaacagaggaggagaaggaccttggagtattggttgatcacaggatgactatgagccgccagtgtgatatggccgttaaaaaagctaatgcagttttaggatgcatcaggcgaggtatttccagcaaagataaggaggtgttagtaccattatataaggcactggtgagacctcatctggaatactgtgtgcagttctggtctcccatgtttaagaaggatgaattcaaactggaacaggttcagagaagggctactgggatgatcctaggaatggaaaacctgccttatgaaaggagactcaaagagcttggcttgtttaacctaaccaaaagaaggttgaggggggatatgcttgctctttataaatatatcagagggattaatattagggagggagaggaattatttaagcttagtaccaatgtagacacaagaacgaatgggtataaactggacactaggaagtttagacttgaaattagatgaaggtttctaaccattagaggagtgaagttctggaacagccttccaaggggagtagtgggggcaaaagacatatctgagctttaagactaagcttgataagtttatggaagggatggtatgatgggatagcttaattttggcaattgatctttgattatcagcaggtaagtatgcccagtggtctgtcatgggatg
This region of Gopherus flavomarginatus isolate rGopFla2 chromosome 22, rGopFla2.mat.asm, whole genome shotgun sequence genomic DNA includes:
- the LOC127039139 gene encoding zinc finger and SCAN domain-containing protein 29-like codes for the protein MPPRTRRAPAWSNGELLDLISVWDEEAVRSQLRSSRRNYDTYGQISTAVLERGHDQDAVQCRVKVKELRSAYCKAREGNCRSGAAPTTCCFYKELDVILGGDPAANPRTMMDTSEREWEVEAEEVVGEEETESEGTGVEGDTPESQEACSQELFSSQEEGSRSQQPVLSEAQAEEQDPTTLSSLLPMLTAAQRPQNLRKKP